The Roseovarius indicus genome has a segment encoding these proteins:
- a CDS encoding SDR family oxidoreductase: MRTIVITGASSGIGKATAEVFLDAGWKVGLIARRADRLEAMANWHDNAVALPADVTDADAMQAAVATFVKQAGRLDVLFNNAGMFGPAGPIDEIPLDGFEQVLNVNIRGMFIAAQLAFGQMRRQDPQGGRIINNGSLSAHNPRPGSVCYTTSKHAITGLTRSLSLDGRPFDIACGQIDIGNARSELVEELNARALEANPGADLQPMMEVEEAARSVLHMAEMPPEANVQFMTVMATKMPYIGRG, translated from the coding sequence ATGAGGACGATCGTGATCACCGGGGCCAGCTCGGGCATCGGCAAGGCCACGGCAGAGGTGTTCCTGGATGCGGGCTGGAAAGTGGGGCTGATCGCGCGCCGCGCCGACCGGCTGGAAGCGATGGCGAACTGGCACGACAACGCCGTCGCCCTGCCCGCCGACGTGACCGATGCCGACGCAATGCAAGCGGCGGTGGCCACCTTCGTGAAACAGGCCGGACGGCTTGACGTGCTCTTCAACAATGCCGGGATGTTCGGGCCGGCGGGTCCGATCGACGAAATTCCGCTCGACGGGTTCGAGCAGGTCTTGAACGTCAACATCCGCGGCATGTTCATTGCCGCGCAACTCGCCTTCGGCCAGATGCGCCGGCAAGATCCCCAGGGCGGGCGCATCATCAACAACGGCTCGCTTTCGGCGCATAATCCGCGGCCGGGGTCGGTCTGCTACACCACGTCGAAACACGCGATCACCGGCCTGACGCGAAGCCTGTCGCTCGACGGGCGGCCGTTCGACATCGCCTGCGGACAGATCGATATCGGCAATGCCCGGTCGGAACTGGTGGAAGAGCTGAACGCCCGGGCGCTGGAGGCCAACCCCGGCGCCGACCTGCAGCCCATGATGGAAGTCGAGGAAGCCGCCCGCTCGGTGCTGCACATGGCGGAAATGCCGCCCGAGGCGAACGTGCAGTTCATGACGGTGATGGCGACGAAGATGCCCTATATCGGCCGCGGCTGA
- a CDS encoding LysR substrate-binding domain-containing protein produces the protein MLENRAALPRLDYLLTFEAAAELESFAAAAKELNVSETAVSRKIRLLEHHFNCALFVRGHRSVRLTDHGRKLLNGIVPALKTLERASENMLSERQRSTVRMAATNSVSSLWLMPRLRKFHQSNANITISLVSSDLDSECLAEHFDLTILRGDGDWKGYTAEKLFGETVFPVCAPGYLLCEPRVEAVEHLPAQSLIEVTNNHTEWLNWKTWLGRQGVDPASVRLSTFVNTYPLAIQAAVDGLGIALGWGHLVDRHLQAGTLVKPLGDKHVRTESGYYLLRRNGAKAHAESDVVAQWLLSESAARTRYANNVP, from the coding sequence ATGCTGGAAAACAGGGCTGCATTACCCCGGCTCGACTATCTGCTGACCTTCGAAGCGGCCGCGGAGCTCGAGAGCTTTGCCGCAGCTGCGAAAGAGTTGAACGTCAGTGAAACCGCCGTCAGCCGCAAGATCCGTCTGCTCGAGCATCATTTCAACTGCGCCCTCTTCGTGCGCGGCCACCGGTCGGTGCGCCTGACCGATCACGGGCGCAAGCTTCTCAACGGCATCGTACCCGCGCTCAAGACGCTGGAGCGCGCGTCGGAAAACATGCTGAGCGAACGCCAGCGCAGCACGGTGCGGATGGCGGCCACCAATTCCGTCTCCTCCCTCTGGCTGATGCCGCGCCTGCGCAAGTTTCACCAGTCGAACGCCAACATCACCATCAGCCTCGTGTCGTCGGATCTCGACAGCGAATGCCTGGCCGAGCATTTCGACCTGACCATCCTGCGCGGCGATGGCGACTGGAAAGGCTACACCGCCGAAAAGCTGTTCGGCGAAACGGTGTTTCCGGTCTGCGCGCCGGGCTACCTGCTCTGCGAGCCCCGTGTCGAGGCGGTCGAACACCTGCCGGCACAATCGCTGATCGAGGTCACGAACAACCACACCGAATGGCTGAACTGGAAGACATGGCTCGGCCGGCAGGGCGTCGACCCGGCCAGCGTGCGCCTGTCGACCTTCGTGAACACCTATCCGCTGGCGATACAGGCGGCGGTCGACGGGCTGGGCATCGCGCTGGGCTGGGGCCATCTTGTCGACCGGCACCTGCAGGCCGGCACCCTCGTCAAGCCGCTGGGCGACAAGCATGTGCGCACCGAGTCGGGCTATTACCTGCTCCGGCGGAACGGCGCCAAGGCCCATGCAGAAAGCGACGTCGTCGCACAATGGCTGCTGAGTGAAAGCGCCGCGCGCACCCGCTACGCCAACAACGTACCGTAA
- a CDS encoding ATP-dependent DNA helicase — MTATALTYSEDQAEAHDRITAMLRSAGVDLDEGLLTPPREGKQSVMAVVGKAGSGKTLLLAALYRALEDAGVEVVSGDYEGRRRRDRRTLAILAPTNKAASVLRMRGVPATTIHRILYTPVYDPEYEKIAEWLAGNGDKPEIEGLTEQALDRAHAFFQTNKSIPGALAAAGLRGSDFITGWKRREEPLDIGFIDEASMLDAKQFEDLQEIFPTLLLFGDPAQLPPVKGEGGGMVFDTLAAPSKLELHRIHRQDADNPILDLAHTLGDPEVGFEDFERLVEQTAQRDERVKWAQRVEVDLMARSPVLVWRNATRIRLINAFRAVHGAPETELLEGEPLICDGIELPLKHRKKRLDLEARGLIKGAQVIYLGLGRKPGFSRLHVIGAEDPQLSAASIIKVEKPDEEEPFIPFAANLGATFLHGAAVTIHKAQGSQWPDVQVFAPDIYAAARMGRNEAGQPLWKRLAYVAITRAEERLHWVVRNRLSKPTGPLRVDDLRTAPVPLTLEGETEG, encoded by the coding sequence ATGACCGCGACCGCACTGACATATTCCGAAGATCAGGCCGAGGCCCATGACCGCATCACAGCCATGCTGCGTAGTGCCGGCGTTGACCTCGACGAGGGGCTGCTGACCCCGCCGCGCGAGGGCAAGCAAAGCGTCATGGCGGTGGTCGGCAAGGCCGGCTCGGGCAAGACGCTCCTCTTGGCCGCGCTCTACCGCGCGCTGGAGGATGCGGGCGTCGAGGTCGTCTCCGGCGATTACGAAGGCCGCCGGCGGCGCGACCGCCGCACGCTGGCCATCCTCGCCCCCACCAACAAGGCCGCCAGCGTGCTGCGGATGCGCGGCGTGCCGGCGACGACCATTCACCGCATCCTTTACACCCCCGTCTATGACCCGGAATACGAGAAGATCGCCGAATGGCTGGCCGGCAACGGCGACAAGCCCGAGATCGAGGGGCTGACCGAACAAGCGCTCGACCGGGCGCATGCCTTCTTCCAGACCAACAAGTCGATCCCCGGTGCCCTGGCCGCGGCGGGGCTGAGGGGCTCGGATTTCATCACCGGCTGGAAACGGCGGGAAGAGCCGCTGGATATCGGCTTCATCGACGAGGCCTCGATGCTCGATGCCAAGCAGTTCGAGGATCTGCAGGAGATCTTCCCGACGCTCCTGCTCTTCGGCGATCCGGCACAGTTGCCGCCGGTGAAGGGCGAAGGCGGCGGCATGGTCTTCGACACCCTTGCCGCGCCGTCGAAGCTCGAACTGCACCGCATCCACCGGCAGGATGCCGACAACCCGATTCTCGACCTTGCCCATACCCTCGGCGACCCCGAAGTGGGGTTCGAGGATTTCGAGAGGCTGGTGGAGCAGACGGCACAACGGGACGAGCGGGTAAAATGGGCGCAGCGGGTCGAGGTCGACCTTATGGCGCGCTCGCCCGTGCTGGTCTGGCGTAACGCCACCCGCATCCGCCTGATCAACGCCTTCCGGGCGGTACATGGCGCCCCCGAGACCGAACTCCTGGAAGGCGAGCCGTTGATCTGCGACGGGATCGAACTGCCGCTCAAGCACCGCAAGAAACGGCTGGATCTCGAGGCCCGCGGCCTGATCAAGGGCGCACAGGTGATCTATCTCGGGCTCGGCCGCAAGCCCGGCTTTTCGCGCCTGCACGTGATCGGCGCGGAAGATCCGCAGCTCAGCGCCGCCTCGATCATCAAGGTCGAGAAGCCGGACGAGGAGGAGCCCTTCATCCCCTTCGCCGCCAACCTCGGCGCAACCTTCCTGCACGGGGCAGCGGTCACGATCCACAAGGCACAAGGCTCGCAATGGCCCGATGTGCAGGTGTTCGCTCCCGATATCTATGCGGCTGCGCGCATGGGCCGAAACGAGGCCGGCCAACCGCTGTGGAAGCGGCTGGCCTATGTCGCCATCACCCGGGCAGAGGAGCGTCTGCACTGGGTCGTGCGCAACCGCCTGTCGAAACCGACCGGGCCGCTCCGGGTGGACGACCTGCGCACCGCACCGGTACCGCTGACACTGGAGGGGGAGACGGAGGGATGA
- a CDS encoding cupin domain-containing protein gives MGTLEDHRNVINFDSPGFVKMPMPGLPDEDVWWKNISYDETAGQGSYLMIMAPGTRCNPHRHNGPEEFYVVEGDLEDCDGHMYRAGDFVSLSGGSAHYSVSHSGCRLVVTHRGVVDDLTQEELEET, from the coding sequence ATGGGCACACTCGAAGACCACCGCAACGTCATCAATTTCGACAGCCCCGGCTTCGTGAAGATGCCGATGCCGGGTCTGCCGGATGAAGATGTCTGGTGGAAGAACATCTCCTATGACGAGACCGCGGGGCAAGGGAGCTACCTGATGATCATGGCGCCCGGCACCCGCTGCAACCCCCATCGCCACAACGGACCGGAGGAGTTCTATGTGGTCGAAGGGGATCTGGAAGATTGCGACGGCCACATGTACAGGGCAGGCGATTTCGTCTCGCTGTCGGGCGGATCGGCGCATTATTCGGTCTCGCATTCCGGCTGCCGGCTGGTGGTCACCCACCGCGGCGTCGTCGATGACCTGACTCAGGAGGAATTGGAGGAGACCTGA
- a CDS encoding ABC transporter permease — protein MADLAVSTPARNQAATQDRVLQILLGAALVLCLAKPVLPDFLIRLPEAWIPPLAEWLDYFFNVIVIDTLHINQMTRWFAEGPLEFMLGVTANLLEGKYRWPYMSDPLPWSSIAAVATVIGYYLGGWRMALLAGGTFLWTAMMGQWEITMQTLSVLAVAAPLGFLIGLVMGIAAWKWQAFDTAIKPLLAVMQTLPFYTYLLPAVIFFKVGPTAGAIATTIYATPPMILMTTIGLKKVPPEIVEAGKMAGSTRWQMLTRVFIPSARTEILVGVNQVIMLCLAMVVLTAFIGMPGLGGKLLAMMNSFKLGRSFEIGITIVLVAIMLDQLSKAWVVKLPEHHERGTPWYIRHKYVVLSVVVFVGFYVLAQFVDYFDEVGRRQSLSIGREMDQLIKGFLDIDVIQAITGGIRYVLNVWVLIPFRNALLWIPTSAFILLMVAFAWGVGGKRPAIYAAVFFTIIAFTGWWDRSVITLYSVISAVILSMFIGIPLGIVAARSAKWSKRMLIICDTAQTFPSFIYLLPAIMLFGVSDVTVVLSIVIFTMVPLTRYTIEGLRGVPAEMTEAADMSGATRRQKLLSVQLPLAMPTMAVGFNQAIMFAFFMVIIAAFIGTQDLGQELQRTLAGTDLGKNFVLGINVSLMALTFDMALSRWAAKRKQALGLG, from the coding sequence ATGGCCGACCTCGCCGTCAGCACCCCGGCCCGCAACCAGGCTGCCACGCAGGATCGGGTTCTGCAGATCCTGCTGGGCGCGGCGCTGGTCTTGTGCCTGGCAAAGCCGGTGTTGCCGGACTTCCTGATCCGCCTGCCTGAAGCGTGGATACCGCCGCTGGCGGAATGGCTCGATTATTTCTTCAACGTCATCGTGATCGACACGCTGCACATCAACCAGATGACCCGTTGGTTCGCCGAGGGGCCGCTGGAGTTCATGCTGGGCGTGACCGCCAACCTGTTGGAGGGCAAGTATCGCTGGCCCTACATGTCGGACCCGCTGCCGTGGTCGTCGATCGCGGCCGTGGCGACGGTGATCGGCTATTACCTCGGCGGCTGGCGCATGGCGCTGCTGGCGGGCGGGACGTTCCTTTGGACAGCCATGATGGGGCAGTGGGAGATCACCATGCAGACCCTGTCGGTGCTGGCCGTCGCGGCGCCGCTGGGGTTTCTGATTGGCCTCGTCATGGGCATCGCCGCGTGGAAGTGGCAAGCCTTCGACACCGCGATCAAGCCGCTTCTGGCGGTGATGCAGACGCTGCCCTTCTACACCTACCTTCTGCCGGCGGTGATCTTCTTCAAGGTGGGGCCGACGGCGGGCGCAATCGCCACCACGATCTATGCCACCCCGCCGATGATCCTGATGACGACGATCGGCCTGAAGAAGGTGCCGCCCGAGATCGTCGAGGCCGGCAAGATGGCCGGAAGCACGCGTTGGCAGATGCTGACGCGCGTCTTCATTCCCTCGGCCCGCACCGAGATCCTCGTCGGCGTGAACCAGGTGATCATGCTTTGCCTTGCCATGGTGGTTCTGACCGCCTTCATCGGCATGCCCGGCCTGGGGGGCAAGCTTCTGGCGATGATGAACAGCTTCAAGCTGGGCCGGTCGTTCGAGATCGGGATCACCATCGTTCTGGTCGCCATCATGCTCGACCAGTTGTCGAAAGCGTGGGTCGTCAAGCTGCCCGAACACCACGAGCGGGGCACGCCATGGTATATCCGGCACAAGTACGTTGTGCTGTCGGTCGTGGTTTTCGTGGGTTTCTACGTCCTGGCGCAATTCGTCGATTATTTCGACGAAGTGGGCCGCCGCCAGTCGCTTTCGATCGGGCGCGAGATGGACCAGTTGATCAAGGGCTTCCTCGATATCGACGTGATCCAGGCGATCACCGGGGGCATCCGTTATGTGCTCAATGTCTGGGTGCTGATCCCCTTCCGCAATGCGCTTTTGTGGATCCCGACCTCGGCCTTTATCCTGCTGATGGTGGCCTTCGCCTGGGGCGTGGGCGGCAAGCGGCCGGCGATCTATGCCGCCGTCTTCTTCACCATCATCGCCTTCACCGGCTGGTGGGACAGGTCGGTCATCACGCTTTACTCGGTGATTTCGGCGGTGATCCTGTCGATGTTCATCGGCATTCCGCTGGGCATCGTCGCGGCGCGTTCGGCCAAGTGGTCGAAGCGGATGCTGATCATCTGCGACACGGCCCAGACCTTCCCCAGCTTCATCTACCTTTTGCCCGCCATCATGCTGTTCGGCGTGTCGGACGTGACGGTGGTTCTGTCGATCGTGATCTTCACCATGGTGCCGCTGACGCGCTACACGATCGAAGGCCTGCGCGGCGTGCCGGCGGAGATGACCGAGGCCGCCGACATGTCAGGCGCCACGCGGCGACAGAAGCTGCTGAGCGTGCAACTGCCGCTGGCGATGCCGACGATGGCGGTGGGCTTCAACCAGGCGATCATGTTCGCCTTCTTCATGGTGATCATTGCCGCCTTCATCGGCACGCAGGACCTGGGCCAGGAGCTTCAGCGCACGCTGGCGGGCACCGACCTGGGCAAGAACTTCGTTCTCGGGATCAATGTCTCGCTGATGGCGTTGACCTTTGACATGGCGCTGTCGCGCTGGGCGGCGAAACGCAAGCAAGCATTGGGACTGGGCTGA
- a CDS encoding quaternary amine ABC transporter ATP-binding protein, translating into MTSDTPVISCRNAWKIFGPDPKGYLKSMPAGRSYDEIRADGYIAGVKDVSVDVGKGEMLVIMGLSGSGKSTLVRCFSRLHDITGGTIEVEGQDIMALSENDLIELRRSKMGMVFQSFGLLPHRTVLENVAFPLEMRGQDKHARRERALEVVKLVGLEGREDYFPRELSGGQQQRVGIARSLAIEPDIWFLDEPFSALDPLIRREMQDEFLRLQGMLGKTIVFITHDFDEALRLADRIAIMKDGAIEQCDTPDQIVLNPQTPYVRKFTEDIDKARVVHAGVLAGPVNGRAPEGDPVQGDQTILQLARQLVNDTRDYLPVTGKDGALMGVLERRKALDVLLGDG; encoded by the coding sequence ATGACCAGCGATACCCCCGTCATCTCCTGCCGCAATGCCTGGAAGATCTTCGGGCCCGATCCGAAAGGCTATCTCAAGTCGATGCCGGCGGGCCGCAGCTATGACGAGATCCGCGCCGATGGTTATATCGCCGGGGTCAAGGATGTCTCCGTCGACGTCGGCAAGGGCGAGATGCTTGTCATCATGGGCCTTTCGGGCTCGGGCAAGTCGACCCTCGTGCGGTGCTTCTCGCGGTTGCACGACATCACCGGCGGCACGATCGAGGTGGAGGGGCAGGATATCATGGCCCTCTCGGAGAATGACCTGATCGAGCTGCGGCGTTCGAAGATGGGTATGGTGTTCCAGTCTTTCGGGCTTTTGCCGCACCGTACCGTTCTGGAAAACGTGGCCTTCCCGCTGGAAATGCGCGGGCAGGACAAGCACGCGCGGCGCGAACGTGCGCTGGAGGTCGTCAAGCTAGTGGGGCTTGAGGGGCGGGAAGATTATTTCCCGCGTGAGCTGTCCGGCGGCCAGCAACAGCGGGTGGGCATTGCCCGCAGCCTCGCCATCGAGCCCGATATCTGGTTTCTCGACGAACCCTTCTCTGCGCTCGACCCGCTGATCCGGCGCGAGATGCAGGACGAATTCCTGCGCCTGCAGGGGATGCTGGGCAAGACCATCGTCTTCATCACCCACGATTTCGACGAGGCGCTGCGCCTGGCCGACCGCATCGCCATCATGAAGGACGGCGCGATCGAGCAATGCGACACGCCCGACCAGATCGTGCTGAACCCGCAGACGCCATACGTGCGGAAATTTACCGAGGATATCGACAAGGCCCGCGTGGTGCATGCCGGCGTTCTGGCCGGGCCGGTGAACGGCAGGGCGCCAGAGGGCGACCCGGTGCAGGGGGATCAGACGATCCTGCAACTGGCCCGGCAACTGGTGAACGATACGCGCGATTACCTGCCCGTGACCGGCAAGGACGGTGCGTTGATGGGTGTTCTGGAACGGCGAAAGGCGCTCGACGTGCTGCTGGGGGACGGGTGA
- a CDS encoding acyl-homoserine-lactone synthase translates to MLRYVHAHDLGRFPRLADTMFRDRADQFATRLGWEVSVDARGHERDAYDDLNPLYVIWEGEDGQHQGSLRLLPTTGPTMIDDHFQHLLGGRRMNDPRVWECTRFCLSRGAASRVAAALMLGGGEVMTRLGVDHFAGVFDARMIRIYRAIGASPQVLGGKGEGRERISVGLWTFSATARARVAERAGVPPALSDLWVRQSFGADETALARSA, encoded by the coding sequence ATGCTGCGCTACGTTCACGCTCACGATCTCGGCCGCTTTCCCAGGCTCGCCGACACCATGTTCCGCGACCGCGCCGATCAGTTCGCCACCCGGCTGGGCTGGGAGGTATCGGTCGATGCCCGAGGGCACGAGCGGGACGCCTATGACGATCTGAACCCCCTCTACGTCATCTGGGAGGGCGAGGATGGGCAGCACCAGGGCTCGCTCCGGCTTCTGCCAACCACGGGGCCCACGATGATCGACGATCACTTCCAACATTTGCTGGGCGGGCGTCGCATGAACGACCCACGCGTTTGGGAATGCACGCGGTTCTGCCTGTCCCGCGGCGCGGCCTCGCGGGTGGCGGCCGCGCTGATGCTGGGCGGCGGCGAGGTGATGACGCGGCTGGGGGTCGATCATTTCGCCGGCGTGTTCGATGCGCGCATGATCCGAATCTACCGGGCGATCGGCGCCTCGCCACAGGTTCTGGGCGGCAAGGGCGAAGGCCGTGAGCGGATCAGCGTGGGCCTGTGGACGTTCTCGGCAACGGCCCGGGCCCGGGTGGCCGAACGTGCGGGCGTGCCCCCGGCCCTGTCCGACCTGTGGGTCCGGCAGAGTTTCGGCGCCGACGAAACGGCCCTGGCCCGCAGCGCCTGA
- a CDS encoding DUF1989 domain-containing protein, with protein MNVTPVFETPYERAGVITPGLPLLPHGTERHPVPGGGSRAVPVYAGDEISLLDREGLQFGELVFFKPDGTSDAAMLGAASHGRPDGVISVLANGSRSGAKVAKALDKAGFDLGKGQAIRVFTDGSHSGDMATFHAECDGLLIVAAPGGPMAPETQEPPTELILYIRRANPGEGKGGMAPPDPLADPLHDINIQPGNAISYEVKKGEYIQVLDVQGRECSDFQAFALRDLDKGIEREIDPTTTRTLMGLVYPSPGIFSKYWNVDQQPLVEIVQDTCGRHDTFGLACTARYYEELGYPGHVNCSDNINKDLAQYNVRPRAGWPAINFFFNTMLDETNAIGMDDPWSRPGDYVLLKALTDLVCVSTACPCDVDQANGWNPTDIQVRTYGASETFSRSVGYRKSAESELEQTKETGFHACFARHTRDFVEYNGYWLPNSFTNHGPVAEYWACREKAAIMDLSPLRKYEVTGPDAEELMQYCVTRNVKKLAVGQLVYTAICYDHGGMIDDGTLFRLGENNFRWVGGNDTSGLWIREQAVKLGLNAWVRSSTDQLHNVAVQGPKSRDILKDILWTAPDKPTVEELGMFRFTPARLHDFDGTSIVLGRAGYSGELGYEIFCHPKDAEEVFDTIWKAGEPHGLTPLGLAALDMVRIEAGLIFAGSEFDDQTDPFEAGIGFTVPLKSKNDDFIGRAALEERKAHPQRKMVGLEIEAGLVPSPGDCLRIGKAQVGEVTSALKSPILGKVIALARVDVTHAEHGTEIEVGQLDGQQKRLKAKVVPYPHFDPTKERVKGNYA; from the coding sequence ATGAACGTGACCCCGGTTTTCGAAACCCCGTATGAACGGGCCGGCGTCATCACGCCCGGCCTGCCGCTATTGCCGCACGGGACCGAACGGCACCCCGTGCCCGGCGGTGGCTCGCGTGCCGTGCCGGTTTACGCGGGCGACGAGATCTCGCTGCTCGACCGCGAGGGCCTGCAATTTGGCGAGCTTGTTTTCTTCAAGCCCGACGGCACCTCCGACGCCGCCATGCTGGGCGCGGCGAGCCATGGCCGCCCCGATGGCGTGATCTCGGTGCTGGCCAATGGCTCGCGCTCGGGGGCCAAGGTGGCGAAGGCGCTCGACAAGGCGGGCTTCGACCTCGGCAAGGGGCAGGCGATCCGCGTCTTCACCGACGGCTCGCATTCCGGCGACATGGCGACCTTCCATGCGGAATGCGACGGCCTATTGATCGTTGCGGCCCCGGGCGGGCCGATGGCGCCGGAAACGCAGGAGCCGCCGACCGAACTGATCCTCTATATCCGTCGCGCCAACCCGGGCGAGGGCAAGGGCGGCATGGCCCCGCCCGACCCGCTGGCCGACCCGCTGCACGACATCAACATCCAGCCGGGCAATGCCATCAGCTACGAGGTGAAGAAGGGCGAATACATCCAGGTGCTCGACGTGCAGGGGCGGGAATGCTCCGACTTCCAGGCCTTTGCGCTGCGCGACCTCGACAAGGGGATCGAGCGGGAAATCGACCCGACCACGACGCGCACGCTGATGGGGCTTGTCTATCCGAGCCCCGGCATCTTTTCGAAATACTGGAATGTCGATCAGCAGCCGCTGGTCGAGATCGTGCAGGACACCTGTGGCCGCCACGACACGTTCGGTCTGGCCTGTACGGCGCGGTATTACGAAGAGCTGGGCTATCCCGGTCATGTCAACTGTTCCGACAACATCAACAAGGACCTCGCGCAATACAATGTCCGCCCGCGCGCCGGCTGGCCCGCGATCAACTTCTTCTTCAACACCATGCTCGACGAGACCAACGCCATCGGCATGGATGACCCGTGGTCGCGCCCCGGCGACTACGTGCTGCTGAAGGCGCTGACAGATCTCGTCTGCGTCTCGACGGCCTGCCCCTGTGACGTGGACCAGGCCAACGGGTGGAACCCCACCGACATCCAGGTGCGCACCTACGGCGCATCGGAAACCTTCAGCCGCTCCGTCGGCTACCGGAAATCTGCGGAGTCAGAATTGGAACAGACCAAGGAAACCGGCTTTCACGCCTGCTTTGCCCGCCACACGCGCGATTTCGTCGAATATAACGGCTACTGGTTGCCCAACAGCTTTACCAACCACGGGCCGGTTGCCGAATACTGGGCCTGCCGCGAGAAGGCCGCGATCATGGACCTCTCGCCGCTGCGCAAGTACGAGGTCACGGGGCCCGACGCCGAAGAGCTGATGCAGTATTGCGTGACCCGCAACGTCAAGAAGCTGGCGGTGGGGCAGCTGGTCTATACCGCCATCTGCTATGACCACGGCGGGATGATCGACGACGGCACGTTGTTCCGGCTGGGCGAGAACAATTTCCGCTGGGTCGGCGGGAATGACACGTCCGGTTTGTGGATTCGCGAACAGGCGGTGAAGCTGGGGCTGAACGCGTGGGTGCGCAGTTCCACCGACCAGTTGCACAACGTGGCGGTGCAGGGGCCGAAATCGCGCGATATCCTGAAAGACATTCTCTGGACTGCGCCAGACAAGCCGACGGTGGAGGAGCTGGGCATGTTCCGCTTCACCCCGGCGCGCCTGCATGATTTCGACGGCACGTCGATCGTGTTGGGGCGGGCTGGCTATTCCGGCGAACTGGGTTACGAGATCTTCTGCCACCCGAAGGATGCCGAGGAGGTGTTCGACACGATCTGGAAGGCGGGAGAGCCGCATGGGCTGACGCCCCTCGGCCTTGCCGCGCTCGACATGGTGCGGATCGAGGCGGGGCTGATCTTTGCCGGGTCCGAGTTCGACGACCAGACTGACCCGTTCGAGGCCGGGATCGGTTTCACCGTACCGCTCAAGTCGAAGAACGACGATTTCATCGGCCGCGCCGCGCTGGAGGAACGCAAGGCGCACCCGCAGCGCAAGATGGTGGGGCTGGAAATCGAGGCGGGGCTGGTGCCCTCGCCCGGCGACTGCCTGCGCATCGGCAAGGCGCAGGTGGGCGAGGTGACGAGCGCGCTGAAATCGCCGATCCTCGGCAAGGTGATCGCGCTGGCTCGGGTCGATGTGACCCATGCCGAACACGGCACCGAGATCGAGGTGGGCCAGCTTGACGGCCAGCAGAAGCGCCTGAAGGCGAAGGTCGTGCCTTATCCCCACTTCGATCCGACCAAGGAGCGGGTCAAGGGCAACTACGCCTGA
- a CDS encoding ABC transporter substrate-binding protein produces the protein MKLTYMVSAAALGLATATAAFAAEDSSEPIVIPIHNWSSQIVMSNVVGQMYEMMGNNVEYVTTDSQAVYESVRLGDVALELEVWEGAFGASFRTALEKGGLHDAGDHDAVTREDWWYPMWTKDACPGLPSWEALNDCAEIFATAETGDKGMFLDGPVDWLKHGKERAEALDLNYVVKNAGSAAALWAHIGAAESDKTPVLVFNWTPNFAEAVWPGEFVEFPEWEDGCDTDPAKGPNPDALYDCGNPADGYLKKAAWDGMKDKWPNAYEVLTKVSFTNAQIAEMAKLVDIDEYEPEVAAEIWLEENEDVWKAWMPEGES, from the coding sequence ATGAAACTGACATATATGGTGTCGGCGGCCGCGCTGGGCCTTGCCACGGCAACCGCCGCTTTCGCGGCCGAGGACAGCTCGGAGCCGATCGTCATCCCGATCCACAACTGGTCGAGCCAGATCGTGATGTCGAACGTCGTCGGCCAGATGTACGAGATGATGGGCAACAACGTCGAATACGTGACCACCGACAGCCAGGCGGTCTACGAATCGGTTCGCCTGGGCGATGTGGCGCTTGAGTTGGAAGTCTGGGAAGGCGCGTTCGGGGCCTCGTTCCGCACGGCGCTGGAAAAGGGCGGGTTGCACGACGCGGGCGACCATGACGCTGTGACCCGCGAAGACTGGTGGTACCCGATGTGGACCAAGGATGCCTGCCCCGGCCTGCCGTCGTGGGAAGCGCTCAACGATTGTGCCGAGATTTTTGCGACGGCCGAGACAGGCGACAAGGGCATGTTCCTCGACGGGCCGGTCGACTGGCTCAAGCACGGCAAGGAGCGGGCCGAGGCGCTTGACCTGAATTACGTCGTGAAGAACGCGGGCTCTGCCGCCGCGCTTTGGGCGCATATCGGGGCTGCCGAATCGGACAAGACGCCGGTTCTGGTCTTCAACTGGACGCCCAACTTCGCCGAAGCCGTGTGGCCCGGTGAATTCGTCGAATTCCCCGAATGGGAAGACGGCTGCGACACCGACCCGGCCAAGGGCCCGAACCCCGACGCGCTGTATGATTGCGGCAATCCCGCCGACGGTTACCTGAAAAAGGCCGCGTGGGACGGGATGAAGGACAAGTGGCCGAACGCCTACGAGGTGCTGACCAAGGTCTCGTTCACCAATGCGCAGATCGCCGAAATGGCCAAGCTGGTCGACATCGACGAGTACGAGCCGGAAGTGGCGGCCGAAATCTGGCTGGAAGAGAACGAGGACGTCTGGAAAGCCTGGATGCCGGAAGGCGAAAGCTGA